The Macrobrachium rosenbergii isolate ZJJX-2024 chromosome 8, ASM4041242v1, whole genome shotgun sequence genome includes a region encoding these proteins:
- the LOC136841090 gene encoding uncharacterized protein: MSKFGVPDHMTSNRGATLKSQLWTSLNHLLGTQLHHKTAHHPESNGMVERFHHTLKAALMPCCNSSTWYSQLPWVLLSLQTTPKEGPDLSAVEMVYGDPLVIPGKFFPNNNPSPDIIRLWTIVGKFAPDCPSYKPTNNTFIPKDLRTATRVHQKRCHSTAFNPALHGPLPGHRSQAEH, translated from the coding sequence ATGTCCAAATTCGGCGTACCCGATCACATGACCTCCAACAGAGGCGCTACCTTAAAGTCGCAGCTCTGGACGTCCCTAAACCACCTCCTTGGCACCCAATTGCATCACAAAACTGCGCATCATCCTGAATCCAATGGCATGGTTGAGAGGTTCCACCACACCTTGAAAGCAGCCCTGATGCCTTGCTGCAACTCCTCAACCTGGTACTCGCAGCTTCCATGGGTCCTCCTCAGCCTTCAGACCACACCCAAAGAGGGTCCTGACCTATCAGCAGTGGAGATGGTGTATGGAGATCCGCTTGTGATACCTGGCAAGTTCTTCCCCAACAATAATCCCTCACCTGACATCATCAGGCTCTGGACCATCGTCGGAAAATTTGCCCCTGACTGCCCATCCTATAAGCCAACCAACAACACCTTTATCCCCAAGGATCTGCGTACTGCAACACGTGTTCATCAGAAACGATGCCATTCAACGGCCTTTAACCCGGCCTTACATGGGCCCCTACCAGGTCATCGATCGCAAGCAGAACACTGA